One window of Gavia stellata isolate bGavSte3 chromosome Z, bGavSte3.hap2, whole genome shotgun sequence genomic DNA carries:
- the OSTF1 gene encoding osteoclast-stimulating factor 1, which yields MSKPPPKPAKPGQVKVFRALYTFEPRTPDELYFEEGDIIYISDMSDTNWWKGTCKGRTGLIPSNYVAEQAESIDNPLHEAAKRGNLSWLRECLDNRVGVNGLDKAGNTALYWACHGGHKDIVDILFTQANLELNQQNKLGDTALHAAAWKGYADIVEMLLAKGARTDLKNNEKKLALDMATNAACASLLKKKQSAGTVRTLSNAEEYLDDEDSD from the exons ATGTCCAAGCCTCCACCTAAACCGGCCAAGCCAG ggcAGGTTAAAGTGTTCAGGGCCCTGTATACATTTGAGCCCAGAACG ccagatGAACTGTACTTTGAAGAAGGAGATATCATTTACATCTCGGACATG AGTGATACAAATTGGTGGAAAGGAACTTGCAAAGGCAGAACTGGACTAATTCCAAGCAACTATG tggCAGAGCAAGCTGAGTCTATTGATAACCCACTGCATGAAGCTGCCAAACGTG GCAACCTAAGCTGGTTGAGAGAGTGTTTGGATAATCGAGTTGGGGTCAATGGCTTAGACAAAGCTGGAAACACAGCTCTGTACTGGGCATGCCATGGAGGCCACAAAG ATATAGTGGATATTCTTTTTACCCAGGCAAACCTAGAGTTAAACCAACAG AACAAATTGGGAGACACAGCTTTGCATGCTGCTGCATGGAAAGGTTATGCAGATATTGTAGAGATGCTGCTGGCAAAGG GAGCAAGAACAGATCTGAAGAACAATGAGAAGAAACTGGCTTTAGACATGGCAACGAATGCAGCTTGTGCTTCCCTGCTTAAGAAGAAGCAGAGTGCAg GTACAGTCCGAACATTAAGTAATGCAGAGGAATACCTCGATGACGAAGACTCCGATTAG